CACGATGCCCAGATCGGTTTTGGTGTCATGGTCGGTACAGTGACCTTTAGCGGTTCGATCATTGCCTGCCTGAAGCTGCATGGCCGCATTACCAGTAGCCCTGTTTCCCTGCCCGGCGGGCACTGGACCAATCTCGCCATCATTGGCGGCGCGGTGTTGATGGCTATCGTCTTTGTACAACAGCAAAACATGATGGCACTGTTGTTAATGACTGCGTTTGCCTTTGTGTTTGGTATTACCCTGGTGATGGGCATCGGTGGTGCGGATATGCCAGTGGTGGTTTCCATGCTGAATGCTTACTCCGGTATTGCAGCGGCAGCCACCGGTTTCATGCTGGGCAACAACCTGCTGATCATCACCGGTGCCATGGTCGGTTCTTCCGGCGCCATCCTGTCTTACCTGATGTGTGCAGCCATGAACCGGTCATTTATTTCCGTAATTCTGGGTGGTTTTGGTACAGAAGGCGGCACTATTGTTGCCACGGAAGATCAGGGCGAACACACAGAGTCCAGCGCTGAAGACGTGGCGGACATGCTTAAAAATGCTTCCAGCGTCATCATCACTCCCGGTTACGGCATGGCCGTTGCACAGGCCCAGCATCCTCTGCAGGAACTGGTGAACAAACTGCGCGAGAAAAACGTCAAGGTTCGTTTTGGTATTCATCCGGTTGCAGGCCGTCTGCCAGGCCACATGAATGTTCTGCTGGCTGAAGCGAAAGTACCTTACGACATCGTTGAAGAAATGGACGAGCTGAATGACGATTTCACCGACACCGACGTTGTACTGGTGATTGGTGCGAACGACACCGTTAACCCGGCCGCCATGAATGACCCGAACAGCCCGATTGCCGGCATGCCGGTGCTGAAGGTATGGGAATCTGGCCAGGTGGTTATCTTCAAACGTTCAATGGCTACCGGTTATGCAGGCGTTCAGAACCCGCTGTTCTTCAAGGAAAACTCCAGCATGCTGTTTGGTGATGCCAAGAAGTCTGTACTGGATATTCTGAATTTTGTCTGAGTTGTTAAACGCTTAAACCCTATAAAGACGACGCAGTATAACTTTTAACTGCGTCGTCTTTTTATTAAATGATGTTATTTACTGCTTTCTTCAAGTTGTTTTACAGTCTCCTCTTCCTGATATTCAAAGAAGTGCGGCAGAGAGGCA
Above is a window of Endozoicomonas montiporae CL-33 DNA encoding:
- the pntB gene encoding Re/Si-specific NAD(P)(+) transhydrogenase subunit beta, which encodes MSEGLLVSAYLLAAMKFVMSLAGLSRQESARNGSFYGMLGMTVAIVATIAHASIAGMNWVTMLMILGSGIGLYLAKKVEMTEMPQLVAILNGFGGLAAVLIGFSSAIEVITGTGLATAVMSTAEVMIHDAQIGFGVMVGTVTFSGSIIACLKLHGRITSSPVSLPGGHWTNLAIIGGAVLMAIVFVQQQNMMALLLMTAFAFVFGITLVMGIGGADMPVVVSMLNAYSGIAAAATGFMLGNNLLIITGAMVGSSGAILSYLMCAAMNRSFISVILGGFGTEGGTIVATEDQGEHTESSAEDVADMLKNASSVIITPGYGMAVAQAQHPLQELVNKLREKNVKVRFGIHPVAGRLPGHMNVLLAEAKVPYDIVEEMDELNDDFTDTDVVLVIGANDTVNPAAMNDPNSPIAGMPVLKVWESGQVVIFKRSMATGYAGVQNPLFFKENSSMLFGDAKKSVLDILNFV